The proteins below come from a single Mercenaria mercenaria strain notata chromosome 3, MADL_Memer_1, whole genome shotgun sequence genomic window:
- the LOC123524664 gene encoding uncharacterized protein LOC123524664 isoform X4, translated as MNTKLKKNVNEELLHQMNQEMEWTLETYRLDELEGKFDFPCVVCVNEGYYSETDAEGFSQGDIMSIDSKLVMHKVAANFAEHVEDTKLREKDYIELEREILVPLNYKGKLKVLRNIKNYESVRELATDFPRYAKVRENFKVTTEEKITVTIQAGTVIELDRILPGSMHGPSREPDKLVIQFQHLSGPLVVAVPLNERGKFRTVPDDNEYTIKEAIDRYSLPQHVSFIDDKIKRVYTQDLLEGIENMSAITETLRLNRLITQNVLVGHYKPLDGSETKDTERFRQRTLVVLPIDNPDIREIEVNVLKGVTDDVYEQVFLVRNVSKSNTMDIVDGSLYVDFAMRPGIKIISHDEDTSCDEDKPPPRPPKPGQKAPAVAPKPHPKKKQLKKPIIDHVSDDADDTYIVPEAGTDQRKMSPKAQTKKPALMKASNPHKSPEVRDYPYDYAATTSPRNTGDYSGFSLADMDFASLEKEIGVKYKKYFQRVQRVQREDRDKISGWVK; from the exons atgaatacaaaattgaaaaaaaatgtaaatgaagaaCTACTGCATCAG ATGAATCAAGAGATGGAATGGACATTAGAAACATACCGGCTGGATGAGCTTGAAGGAAAATTTGATTTTCCCTGTGTGGTATGTGTTAACGAGGGATACTATTCTGAAACAGACGCCGAAGGCTTCTCACAAGGGGATATAATGTCAATTGATTCGAAATTGGTAATGCATAAGGTTGCTGCAAATTTCGCCGAACATGTAGAAGACACAAAACTGCGAGAAAAGGACTACATTGAACTTGAACGTGAAATTCTCGTGCCGTTAAATTACAAGGGCAAACTGAAAGTATTAAGGAATATAAAGAATTATGAGAGTGTAAGAGAATTAGCTACTGATTTTCCAAGATATGCGAAAGTTAGAGAAAATTTTAAAGTGACTACGGAGGAGAAAATAACTGTCACCATTCAAGCTGGGACTGTTATAGAACTGGACAGAATACTTCCTGGATCAATGCACGGTCCAAGCCGAGAACCGGATAAACTTGTTATACAGTTTCAACATTTAAGTGGGCCTTTGGTAGTAGCTGTGCCATTAAATGAAAGGGGAAAATTCCGAACAGTTCCTGATGATAATGAATATACGATAAAGGAAGCCATAGATAG GTATAGTCTTCCGCAGCATGTAAGTTTTATAGACGACAAAATTAAACGTGTCTACACGCAGGATCTTCTGGAAGGAATTGAAAATATGAGCGCAATTACAG AAACACTGCGATTAAACCGCCTTATTACTCAGAATGTCCTAGTTGGGCACTACAAGCCTTTAGATGGAAGCGAAACAAAGGATACTGAAAGATTTCGACAGAGAACTCTAGTTGTGTTGCCTATTGACAATCCTGATATTCGTGAAATAGAAGTAAACGTTCTTAAAGGTGTTACAGATGATGTTTATGAGCAGGTGTTTCTTGTGAGAAATGTGTCAAAGTCTAACACAATGGACATTGTTGATGGCTCATTGTACGTAGACTTTGCAATGAGACCAGGAATCAAAATCATCTCGCATGATG AGGACACAAGCTGTGATGAGGATAAGCCACCACCCCGGCCTCCTAAACCAGGACAAAAAGCACCTGCAGTTG CACCGAAGCCACATCCGAAAAAGAAGCAATTAAAGAAGCCGATAATTGATCATGTTAGCGATGACGCTGATGACACTTACATAGTCCCTGAAGCTGGAACAG ACCAGAGGAAAATGTCTCCGAAAGCTCAAACGAAGAAACCTGCTTTGATGAAAGCATCCAATCCACATAAATCGCCTGAAGTGAGAGACTACCCATATGATTACGCGGCAACAACTAGCCCCAgaa ATACTGGAGATTATTCGGGTTTCAGTTTGGCCGATATGGACTTTGCAAGtcttg